The genomic interval GGGTCGGCCCCCGGAGGAAGACCTCCAGGAAACGGGCCTTCGGCCGGGGCGCGGTGACCACCTCCGGCAGCAGCCCGGCGGCGATCTCGGCGACCAGCCGGTCCCGGGGCGGGCACCGGCGCCGGCCGTCCGGTCCGGTCAGGGTGGTCAGGAACCCCGGGTCGAGCAGTGGATTCACCACCGCCACGCCGTGCGCGGCGCCGAGCGCGGCCAGGCTGGCGCAGGTCAGCCCGAGGTCACGCCGACGGACGTGCCAGGCGATCCGCCGGTCGAGCCGGCGCGGTTCCCGGCGCCGTTCCGCCCGGAAGGCGCGGTGGATCTCCGCCGACACCTCCGGCCGCAGCCAGGGGAACATCTCCGGGCCCGGTCGGCGCATCCGCAGTACGGCCCGGAACTGGCCGGCGCCCCGGCGCAGCCGTACCCGCAGCGGGCCGGGGCGTGCCCGGCGCCAGCCGCCGAGCACCTGGTCCCCGCCGGCACCGGTGAGCATCGACCCGCCGGTCGCCAGCTCGACGATGGGCAGGTGCAGGTGCAGGTTGGCCGGGTGCCGCAGGCCGTGCCGGCGCAGCAGCCGCCCCGCCGTCGGCCCGACCAGGTCGAGGTCGTCGTCGGCCTGGAGCAGTTGCCAGTCCCCGATGCCCAGCGCCTGGACGACCCGGTCCTGCCACCGCGACTCGTCGGCCCGGGGTGCCCCGGTGAACCGCCAGGTGACCGGTACCGGATGCGGCAGACCCTCCCGGCGGGCGACCCGGAGCGCGACGGCGAGCACGAGTGATGAGTCCAGCCCGCCGGAGAAGCTGACCACGCACGGCGGTCGGCGCAGCGCGGGCAGCACCGCCTGTTCGAGAGCGCCGAGCGGGGTCACGGCACGCTCCGGGACCGGTGCGGTCTCCGGCGGCGTCCAGCCGAGCGACCAGCGGGCCGGCCCGGTCCGGTGTGCCGGCGGCTCCGGTACGTGCCCGAGCACCACCCCGGAGGCGATCTCGCGTCGGGTCAGCCGGGAGGCGGGAGGATCAGCCACGGGTCAGCGTCCCCCGGCTGCGGGCCGAGCGCAGGGCCAGGCCGAACGTGCAGATCGCGGCCGGCAGCAGTACGACGGTGGTCCCGAGCAGCGCCAGTGCGCTACTCCCCCACTCCTCGCCGGCGATCGCCGCGCGCAGCCCGTCCAGGGCGAGCCGGGTCGGCAGTACGGCGACGAGCGGGTGCAGTTCGGCCGGCAGCGCGGCGGTCGGGAAGTAGGTACCGGAGACGAAGGAGAGCCCGACGACGAGCAGCCGGGCGACGGTGCCGCCGTGCCCGACCGCCACCGAGACCGCCATCAGCGCGACGCCGATGCCGAGCACCGCCGTGCCGCCGAGCCCGAGCAGCAGCACCACCCCGAGCCAGTCGGCCCGGTCGGTTCGCAGCCCGAGCAGCAGGCTCAGCACCAGCAGATAGAAGCCGGCCCGGAGCAGGGCGAAGACGAACGGGTAACCGGCGACGCCCAGCGCGAGCGCCCAGACCGGTACCGGTTGGGCGGCCAGCATCTCCAGGGTGCCGCCGCGCTGCTCCGCCGCGATCCGGGCGGTGAGCTGGGTGGCGGCCGACTGGAGGACCAGCATGAAGGTGATGCCGATCGCGACGAAGTCGAAGTAGCTCGCGGCGCCGGCCAGACCCGTCGCGGCGGACTGCTCAGCGGTGCCGTCGGGTTGGCCGAGCAGCCGGGAGATGAAGAGGAAGACCAGCAGGTTGACGATGCCGAAGGTGAGGTCGAGCAGGAGCGGCAGCCGGACGAGCCGTCGCCCGCCGAGGTCGCGTACGACGAGCGCGGCCACGGCGCGTGGCCCGGTGCTCCCGCGGCGAGCGGCGGTGACCGTCGCGGTGTCGCCGACCGGGGCGTCGGTGCGCAGGGTGCCGGTCATCGCGGGGCGGTGAGGGTGAGCAGGCGGTCGCAGCGGTCCCGGTCGGTGTCGTGCGGCGAGGCGATCACGCAGCCGAGCCGGGGACGGCGGTCGAGGGTGGCCCAGAGCAGCTCCCGGGCCCGGTCGTCGAGGGAGCGGCCGGGCTCGTCCAGGAGCAGCAGCTTCGGATCGCCGAGCAGGGCGCGGGCGATCGTCACCCGGGCGCGCATTCCGGTGGAGCAGTGCCGGATCGGCGTACCGGAGAAGGTGTCGACGCCCAGCTCACCCTCCAGCCGGCGCACCTCGGCGGACCGGTCCGGCACCGGCAGCCGGAGCCGGGCGACCAGCATCAGGTTGTCGCGGGCGGTGAGCTGCTCGTAGAGGCCGAGGTCGGTGGCGAGGCCGACCCCGACCAGGTGCCGGGCGGCCGGCGAGCCGACCGGGTGGCCGGCCACGGTGGCCCGGCCCGCGCTCAGGGCCAGCGTGCCGGCGAGGCAGCGCAGCAGGGTGGTCTTGCCGGACCCGTTGCCGCCGACGACCAGCAGCCGCACCCCGGCGGGCAGGTCGAGGTCGAGGTCGGCGAAGACGGTACGGCGGCCGAAGCGGCGGCCCGCGCCGCGCAACCGGAGCATCAGGCCCGCTGCGGGTACGGCGCTCCGGTGCCGGTCACACCGACCCCCGTCACACCGATCCCTCGTCACCCGCGCCGCCGAGCCCGTCGTCGGGGCCGACGGTGCCGCCCCGGGTCAGCTCGGCCAGCGTGCCCAGCCGGCGCACGGTCGGTGCCTGGTAGTCGGCGGGGTCGTCGTGCGGGTGCCCGGCCGAATCATCCCGAATGAGGTTCACCAAAAGTGCCTTTCATTCAAGACCGGGAGCAAATGGACAGAGAGATAGTACCGCCACCCGATGCCGCCCTCCGGCAACGACGCGTCGGGCTCGACCACGGCAGTCCCGCCGCTCCGGTCACCCCGGACAGCGCGGACCGGCGCCGGTCAGGCTCCCCGTGATCGAGTACCGGCCGGGGCGCGTCACCCGGAGCACGGTCCAGTCGGCGTACGGGGCCAGGCAGGCGTCCCGGCCACCCTCGACCCGCAGCCACCTCGACCAGCGGAGCCGGACCAGGGTCTCCCCGGCGGCCGGTACGTCGACCGTCAACTCCACCGAGGTGGCCCGCACCAGTTCGGCACCCGGGGTACCCGGACCCGCCCCCTCGGCGCCGTCCGGCGGGTCGCCCCCACCCGGCCCGACCGCCCCCGCGCCGAGCGCCTGCACCACGGAGGGGGCGCCGGTCACCGCGTACAGGGTCCAGTCCGGGTGCTGCCAGACCGGGGTCAGGTACGGCAGCCCGCCCCGGATCAGTTCCGCCTCCCGGCGGCCGACCCAGGACGGCTCGGCACCGGCCAGGGCGACGTACGCCACGCCGTTGTCC from Plantactinospora sp. BC1 carries:
- a CDS encoding asparagine synthase-related protein; this translates as MADPPASRLTRREIASGVVLGHVPEPPAHRTGPARWSLGWTPPETAPVPERAVTPLGALEQAVLPALRRPPCVVSFSGGLDSSLVLAVALRVARREGLPHPVPVTWRFTGAPRADESRWQDRVVQALGIGDWQLLQADDDLDLVGPTAGRLLRRHGLRHPANLHLHLPIVELATGGSMLTGAGGDQVLGGWRRARPGPLRVRLRRGAGQFRAVLRMRRPGPEMFPWLRPEVSAEIHRAFRAERRREPRRLDRRIAWHVRRRDLGLTCASLAALGAAHGVAVVNPLLDPGFLTTLTGPDGRRRCPPRDRLVAEIAAGLLPEVVTAPRPKARFLEVFLRGPTRRFVQRWDGSGVDEELVDVAALRTLWSRWPIPGGTAGLVQEVWLASSSGGGESGRPAVPRPSGPEPRR
- a CDS encoding ABC transporter permease, with translation MTGTLRTDAPVGDTATVTAARRGSTGPRAVAALVVRDLGGRRLVRLPLLLDLTFGIVNLLVFLFISRLLGQPDGTAEQSAATGLAGAASYFDFVAIGITFMLVLQSAATQLTARIAAEQRGGTLEMLAAQPVPVWALALGVAGYPFVFALLRAGFYLLVLSLLLGLRTDRADWLGVVLLLGLGGTAVLGIGVALMAVSVAVGHGGTVARLLVVGLSFVSGTYFPTAALPAELHPLVAVLPTRLALDGLRAAIAGEEWGSSALALLGTTVVLLPAAICTFGLALRSARSRGTLTRG
- a CDS encoding ATP-binding cassette domain-containing protein — translated: MLRLRGAGRRFGRRTVFADLDLDLPAGVRLLVVGGNGSGKTTLLRCLAGTLALSAGRATVAGHPVGSPAARHLVGVGLATDLGLYEQLTARDNLMLVARLRLPVPDRSAEVRRLEGELGVDTFSGTPIRHCSTGMRARVTIARALLGDPKLLLLDEPGRSLDDRARELLWATLDRRPRLGCVIASPHDTDRDRCDRLLTLTAPR
- a CDS encoding lasso RiPP family leader peptide-containing protein, whose protein sequence is MNLIRDDSAGHPHDDPADYQAPTVRRLGTLAELTRGGTVGPDDGLGGAGDEGSV